One window of the Polyodon spathula isolate WHYD16114869_AA unplaced genomic scaffold, ASM1765450v1 scaffolds_1213, whole genome shotgun sequence genome contains the following:
- the LOC121309334 gene encoding endonuclease domain-containing 1 protein-like, which yields MVCRLFPLIALLVSLTALASDAEVVSSLTTCKSSFYKGQIPKNIATNNHVRICQLLNNKYHYATLFDKEKRVPVYSAYVFKSGNTSERPPWYYEPQVSDPNSSEKSMLEYKPGSGVKNQATDEDYKDLSAIKYTKGHVNPFSHNSGDGATATCTYTNVVPQLANFNNDVWSAHEKKLANKLKDTCGNPNTPYVIVGAYPSNDKFIGVNKKVNVPEFMWSAFCCADKNNKGILSGAYWAKHDSNSKVYKINMSELEKKITKDPNNPVTIFAGGCEAQGFLSEMTDGWVAEGISGNALVEYVTSLLKSLWTTWFE from the exons ATGGTGTGCCGTCTGTTTCCCCTCATCGCACTGCTCGTCAGTTTGACAGCACTGGCATCAGATGCAGAAGTGGTCAGTTCATTGACAACATGCAAATCAAGCTTTTACAAAGGACAAATCCCTAAAAATATTGCCACAAACAACCATGTGCGCATTTGTCAGTTGTTAAATAACAAATATCATTATGCAACGCTTTTTGACAAAGAGAAGAGAGTTCCAGTTTATTCTGCTTATGTGTTCAAATCCGGCAACACCAGTGAAAGACCACCTTGGTATTACGAACCCCAG GTCAGCGATCCCAATAGTAGTGAGAAATCTATGCTGGAGTACAAACCAGGTTCAGGAGTGAAGAATCAAGCAACTGATGAGGATTACAAGGACCTTTCAGCTATCAAATACACCAAAGGACACGTCAACCCTTTCAGTCACAATTCTGGGGACGGGGCGACTGCCACATGCACCTACACCAATGTGGTGCCACAGCTTGCTAACTTCAATAACGATGTATGGAGTGCACATGAAAAAAAACtggcaaataaattaaaagacaCATGCGGAAATCCCAATACCCCCTATGTTATTGTTGGTGCCTATCCATCCAATGATAAATTCATTGGTgtgaacaaaaaagtgaatgtgccTGAATTTATGTGGTCAGCATTTTGCTGTGCTGATAAGAACAATAAAGGTATTTTGTCAGGAGCGTACTGGGCGAAGCATGACAGCAACAGCAAAGTTTATAAAATTAATATGTCAGAACTGGAAAAGAAGATCACTAAAGATCCAAATAATCCAGTGACCATTTTTGCGGGTGGATGTGAGGCTCAGGGATTTCTTTCTGAAATGACAGATGGATGGGTAGCAGAAGGAATTTCTGGGAACGCATTGGTAGAATACGTCACTTCTTTATTGAAATCATTGTGGACGACTTGGTTTGAATAA